The following proteins are co-located in the Spirosoma montaniterrae genome:
- a CDS encoding acetyl-CoA carboxylase biotin carboxyl carrier protein subunit, translating to MFQTTLNQQPATIDFLAGGQPTLNGEPFQWDFSRLSDRTFHIIRNHQSYTAELLDLNLANKTVSLKINGHLHTVELKDRFDLLLEKMGMSNAVATKVGDLKAPMPGLIVGIGVEPGVPVKKGETVLILEAMKMENTIKAPADAVVKAIRVQKGDRVEKGQVLVEF from the coding sequence ATGTTCCAGACAACCTTAAACCAGCAACCGGCCACTATCGACTTTTTGGCGGGAGGACAGCCCACGTTAAACGGCGAACCATTCCAATGGGATTTTTCCCGGCTTTCGGACCGGACGTTTCACATTATCCGCAACCACCAGTCATACACGGCTGAATTGCTCGATCTCAATCTGGCCAACAAGACGGTGAGTCTGAAAATCAACGGGCATCTACATACGGTCGAACTTAAAGACCGCTTCGATCTGCTGCTCGAAAAAATGGGTATGAGCAACGCAGTAGCCACCAAAGTCGGCGATCTGAAAGCACCTATGCCCGGCCTGATTGTGGGTATTGGCGTTGAACCGGGCGTGCCCGTAAAGAAAGGGGAAACCGTGCTGATTCTGGAAGCCATGAAAATGGAAAATACCATTAAAGCCCCCGCCGACGCCGTTGTGAAAGCAATCCGGGTTCAGAAAGGCGACCGCGTTGAGAAAGGGCAGGTGTTGGTTGAATTCTAA
- a CDS encoding beta strand repeat-containing protein translates to MRYFFFLIACLIVFISAQAQTNTSIVSQTGNIQSASVTQGGSGQQSTITQQGASQTATVSQSVQSNSAIITQTQGATGNIASVVQSGTANTGVIDQKEDAIGNTAGLTQTGSGNTALITQIKSSSSNSASIQQNGTANNALITQRESAVSNTASVTQIGTANSATVTQSNNSVRNRGNMSQSGLTNTATLFQRDDSNTNAADLTQTGNSNDGTIRQTNNSRNNTVTSLQVGDNNIVRVDQINDSGNNTGDISQEGLANEVALAQQNNGQSNTATVGQGGNSNTAVVTQFNAATANTATVLQNGIGNQGSVTQGRGGILNMASLTQTGNTNNGLIYQGESGNTNAATMVQSGTGNVGSITQRGGAVDNRASLTQVGTVNNGVIYQGESGTSNTATVGQSGEANRGLVDQKGDARTNLTTLTQTGVSNTATVAQTNSSSTNAASAIQDGNSNTGIINQLGFSVTNTASLSQTGDNHSGAINQTNNSVNNRGAIVQSGNANVGFVNQRFDSRDNQAYITQAGTSGTATINQTSGLDNATAFINQGTGGTGNSALITQEANSKSGAPNSATINQNMTTTGSGNSATVTQGNGTGSNTALVNQEDSNNTTLLNQTGVGTNVATISQSGNGNGVYGLGGIGTYATQLSAAGDPNILTVTQTANGGVANNAFVGQNGAGNTATITQTGVMP, encoded by the coding sequence ATGCGCTACTTTTTCTTTCTGATTGCCTGCCTGATTGTTTTTATATCAGCCCAGGCACAAACCAACACGTCTATTGTCTCACAAACGGGTAACATCCAGTCGGCGTCGGTTACGCAGGGCGGTTCCGGCCAGCAGTCGACCATTACGCAACAGGGTGCCAGTCAGACGGCCACCGTCTCGCAGTCGGTGCAGAGCAATAGTGCCATCATCACGCAAACGCAGGGAGCTACGGGCAACATAGCTTCGGTGGTGCAGAGTGGTACGGCCAATACGGGCGTTATCGACCAGAAAGAAGATGCCATCGGCAATACGGCGGGCCTGACACAAACCGGGAGCGGTAATACGGCCCTGATAACCCAGATCAAGTCGAGCAGCAGCAACAGTGCTTCGATTCAGCAAAACGGCACCGCCAACAACGCGCTCATTACCCAGCGCGAATCGGCTGTGTCGAATACGGCGTCCGTAACGCAGATTGGTACGGCCAATTCGGCTACGGTGACACAGAGCAACAACAGTGTTCGGAACAGAGGAAACATGTCGCAGAGTGGTCTAACGAACACAGCCACTCTATTTCAACGCGATGATTCTAACACAAATGCCGCCGATTTAACGCAGACCGGAAACAGCAATGACGGCACGATTCGGCAAACCAACAATAGCCGTAATAATACCGTTACGAGCCTTCAGGTTGGTGATAACAATATTGTTCGGGTCGATCAGATTAATGATTCTGGCAATAATACGGGAGATATATCCCAGGAAGGTCTCGCGAACGAGGTTGCGCTGGCCCAGCAAAACAACGGCCAGAGCAACACGGCTACGGTGGGCCAGGGTGGAAATTCAAATACAGCGGTGGTTACTCAGTTTAACGCGGCTACCGCGAACACCGCTACTGTGTTGCAGAACGGTATAGGCAACCAGGGAAGTGTGACCCAGGGCAGAGGAGGTATCCTGAATATGGCCAGCCTGACGCAGACAGGCAATACCAACAACGGATTGATCTATCAGGGTGAATCCGGTAATACCAATGCGGCTACAATGGTGCAAAGCGGCACTGGCAATGTAGGGTCAATTACGCAGCGGGGCGGGGCGGTCGATAACAGAGCCAGCTTAACCCAAGTCGGTACGGTCAATAACGGAGTTATTTATCAGGGCGAATCGGGCACCAGCAACACGGCTACGGTGGGCCAGAGTGGTGAGGCCAACCGGGGGCTTGTCGACCAGAAAGGCGACGCCCGTACCAACCTGACTACGCTGACCCAAACCGGCGTGTCGAACACGGCGACCGTAGCGCAAACCAACTCAAGTAGTACCAACGCGGCTTCGGCAATACAGGATGGTAACTCGAATACCGGTATTATTAATCAGCTTGGATTTTCAGTAACCAACACAGCCAGCCTGAGCCAAACGGGCGATAATCACTCCGGTGCCATTAACCAAACCAATAACAGCGTTAACAACAGGGGGGCAATTGTGCAGAGCGGCAACGCCAACGTAGGGTTTGTTAACCAACGGTTCGATTCGAGAGATAATCAGGCATATATCACGCAGGCTGGTACGTCGGGTACGGCGACTATCAACCAGACTTCAGGTCTTGACAATGCCACTGCTTTTATCAATCAGGGTACGGGCGGTACGGGCAATTCGGCACTGATTACCCAGGAGGCCAACAGCAAATCGGGAGCACCGAACTCGGCCACCATCAACCAGAACATGACCACTACCGGCAGCGGCAACTCGGCTACGGTGACGCAGGGCAACGGCACGGGCAGCAACACGGCCCTCGTGAATCAGGAAGACAGCAACAATACAACGCTGCTCAACCAGACCGGCGTAGGCACCAACGTAGCGACCATCAGCCAAAGCGGCAACGGCAACGGCGTGTATGGGCTGGGTGGCATCGGCACCTACGCGACGCAACTCAGCGCAGCAGGCGACCCTAACATACTCACTGTAACCCAAACAGCCAACGGCGGAGTCGCCAACAACGCCTTCGTGGGTCAGAACGGCGCAGGCAACACCGCCACGATTACGCAGACGGGGGTGATGCCGTAG
- a CDS encoding transposase: MATPCTQNNNTTRVKSTANDFLQARIQHYLQPIQDQLLQQIDKRLVATFATLFSSILLFRNTKMGLLLSELGGYIAGHAHAPAGTKRLSNLLRCAYWDAAVIEEFFWAKTQRRIAQLATMGKRPLLVWDDSRIEKPESWFVEGLCSVESSKGKRLTKIKKGFYKPPSARICVPGFHWTGVLLAALGETPSVCQMSWWTTRGKHKEVGTNIMFRLLRQLQAHLPASVLHVLDRGYASSWTIEWMSHFKQDFLVRWKKNHLLTHGEKGTKQTHLLARSCAPQSRKLLRDKERKITKQVSVGWLAVRHAEHELLPLWLLVVRDRRHQQPPMYLLTSVPVRDVHQAWLLVHSYMHRWQIEQAFRAGKAEFGLESPRLWFWENRLKLLGIVSLVYDFLLSLLRHWPDWIPLFLKRWVPRTGNRHRCSSVPIYRLRLAISNALMVAFALTQNSG; the protein is encoded by the coding sequence ATGGCAACGCCATGCACACAAAATAACAATACGACGCGCGTAAAGTCAACCGCGAATGACTTTCTACAAGCCCGAATACAGCACTATCTCCAACCCATTCAAGACCAGCTACTCCAGCAAATCGACAAGCGACTCGTAGCTACCTTTGCGACCTTGTTTAGCAGCATTCTGCTCTTTCGTAACACGAAGATGGGACTGCTACTGAGTGAGTTAGGAGGCTATATCGCTGGGCATGCCCACGCCCCGGCAGGTACCAAACGCCTAAGCAACCTCTTACGATGCGCCTATTGGGACGCTGCTGTTATCGAGGAGTTTTTCTGGGCCAAGACCCAACGACGCATTGCCCAACTGGCGACTATGGGCAAACGGCCTTTGCTGGTGTGGGATGATAGTCGCATCGAGAAGCCAGAAAGTTGGTTTGTCGAAGGACTTTGTTCAGTCGAAAGTAGCAAGGGGAAACGACTCACCAAGATCAAGAAAGGCTTCTACAAGCCCCCTTCAGCCCGCATCTGCGTGCCGGGCTTTCACTGGACGGGTGTATTACTGGCCGCGCTGGGCGAAACACCCAGTGTGTGCCAGATGAGTTGGTGGACGACGCGGGGCAAGCATAAAGAGGTGGGTACCAACATCATGTTCCGTCTGCTTAGGCAGTTACAGGCCCATCTGCCAGCTTCCGTGCTGCATGTGCTGGATCGGGGCTATGCCAGTAGCTGGACGATTGAGTGGATGAGCCACTTCAAACAGGACTTTCTGGTGCGCTGGAAAAAGAATCACCTACTGACTCACGGCGAAAAAGGCACCAAACAGACCCATCTGCTGGCCCGTAGTTGTGCGCCCCAGAGCCGTAAGCTCCTGCGCGACAAGGAACGTAAGATTACCAAACAGGTCAGTGTGGGTTGGCTGGCCGTTCGTCATGCGGAGCATGAGCTATTGCCTTTATGGTTGCTGGTGGTCCGGGATCGCAGGCATCAGCAACCGCCCATGTACCTGCTCACATCCGTACCCGTCCGGGATGTGCATCAGGCTTGGCTACTGGTACACAGTTACATGCACCGTTGGCAGATTGAACAGGCTTTTCGAGCGGGCAAGGCCGAGTTCGGCCTGGAGTCGCCCCGGCTGTGGTTCTGGGAGAACCGGCTAAAGCTGTTGGGCATAGTCAGTTTAGTGTATGACTTTCTGTTATCGCTGTTACGCCACTGGCCGGATTGGATACCCCTATTTTTGAAACGGTGGGTACCCCGAACAGGCAATCGGCACCGATGCTCGTCGGTGCCGATTTACAGACTGCGGTTAGCCATCTCAAACGCTTTAATGGTGGCCTTCGCCCTCACTCAAAATTCGGGATGA
- the pyrH gene encoding UMP kinase, translating to MTPTNYKRILLKLSGEALAGPSGYNIDPAVLEQYSKEVKQVVDLGVEVAIVIGGGNIFRGVSGERSGIDRVQGDYMGMLATVINAMAIQSSLEKQGLYTRVMSAIKMEQVCEPYVRRRAVRHLEKGRVVIFGAGTGNPYFTTDSTAALRAIEIEADVVLKGTKVNGVYTADPMKDKTATRYTSISFQDVYEKKLNVMDLTAFTLCQENNLPIIVFNMNEPGSLLRVVQGDEGTGTLIK from the coding sequence ATGACACCAACGAACTACAAACGCATTCTGCTTAAGCTGAGCGGAGAGGCTTTGGCTGGCCCAAGCGGTTATAATATCGATCCGGCAGTGCTGGAACAATACAGTAAGGAGGTTAAACAGGTTGTCGACCTGGGTGTTGAAGTCGCCATTGTAATTGGAGGAGGCAATATTTTCCGGGGCGTGTCGGGCGAACGATCCGGCATCGACCGCGTGCAGGGCGATTACATGGGTATGTTAGCCACAGTTATCAACGCGATGGCTATTCAAAGCTCGCTCGAAAAACAGGGCCTCTACACCCGCGTGATGTCGGCCATTAAAATGGAACAGGTCTGCGAACCCTACGTGCGTCGGCGGGCGGTGCGGCATCTTGAAAAAGGACGCGTGGTCATTTTCGGAGCTGGCACGGGCAACCCCTATTTCACGACCGACTCAACGGCGGCTCTGCGGGCCATCGAAATCGAAGCCGACGTGGTACTGAAAGGCACGAAGGTCAACGGCGTGTACACTGCCGACCCGATGAAAGACAAAACCGCCACACGCTACACCAGCATCAGCTTCCAGGACGTTTACGAAAAGAAACTGAACGTGATGGACCTCACGGCCTTCACACTTTGCCAGGAAAACAACCTGCCCATCATCGTGTTCAACATGAACGAGCCGGGTAGCCTGCTGCGCGTGGTGCAGGGCGACGAAGGCACGGGAACATTGATAAAATGA
- the frr gene encoding ribosome recycling factor, whose product MEEIELYLDDAKDTMEKALKHLAIELTKIRAGKASAQMLDGIQVEYYGSMTPLNQVASVNTPDARTIVVKPFERKLIGEIEKAIRNSNIGLAPNNDGEMIRLSVPPLTEERRRDLVKKVKQEVEVAKVNVRNIRKDTNEDIRKLTKEGVSEDAVKQGEERVQKLTDAFIARIDETFAAKEKDILVV is encoded by the coding sequence ATGGAAGAAATCGAGCTATATCTCGACGATGCAAAAGATACGATGGAGAAGGCTCTCAAGCACTTAGCCATTGAACTAACCAAAATTCGGGCCGGTAAAGCCTCGGCCCAGATGCTCGACGGTATTCAGGTTGAATACTACGGCAGCATGACACCCCTCAATCAGGTAGCTTCGGTCAACACGCCCGATGCCCGCACCATTGTGGTGAAGCCGTTCGAGAGAAAACTGATTGGCGAGATCGAAAAAGCCATTCGTAACTCGAACATAGGGCTGGCTCCCAACAACGATGGCGAGATGATTCGGCTCAGCGTACCGCCCCTGACCGAAGAACGCCGGCGCGACCTTGTCAAGAAGGTGAAGCAGGAAGTAGAAGTGGCGAAAGTGAACGTGCGCAACATTCGCAAAGACACCAACGAAGACATCCGTAAACTAACCAAAGAAGGTGTTTCGGAAGATGCCGTGAAGCAGGGCGAAGAGCGCGTTCAAAAACTAACTGACGCCTTCATCGCCCGCATCGATGAAACGTTTGCGGCCAAAGAAAAAGATATTCTGGTGGTGTGA